Below is a genomic region from Eremothecium sinecaudum strain ATCC 58844 chromosome V, complete sequence.
GATAAAACATGGCGTTGAAAGAAACTGTAAGAAGTTAAACAAGTCGTAACAATGGTACAATTTAGAAGCCATCAGATACCACTTCGTGAACTTGTCTCCCCTTAGTATTGCCGATGAAAACTTCTTATGCAAAAACTGAACCAAAACAGAAACTAAGAATAAAGTAGACTTGGTGGTCTGGTAAGTGACCCCACTTAACTGAGAACCATAAGTACTTACGCCTTTTAGATTCGTATGTGTTGAAAGATAAAACACCAATGTGTGGATAAGTAGCTGCCattcatcaatattattaataGGCTTAAAATGGGACTGAAACTCGTTCCATATAGATTCATGTAATTCAGAGTCCAGTGCCAAGGAATCTAGCTGCGCTACTGAGGACATATTGCGCCTTCTCTATCTGTTGCATACTGTAAGGAGTGTTCGATTCGAATCATGACTCCAATTATCACGACATGTTTAAGTTCGAATATAAAATATCGTACAATGTTATATTACGGTGACTAGTAACTAGATTTGAGCAAATAATATTAAGTGGCTAGTAGGAACTCTACATTTGCTACCGTACCAATTTACTTTTACAAATGCTATCTATGTAACTGTTACATTTACTTAGATGATATTAGAGCTATAATATGTGATTGGTTTATTACATCATGTGTAAACTGAAAGATGTGGTGTGTTAATGACAAAAGTTAACAGTTATAAAATGCATCTAAACTAAATCCATGTGACTTCTAGTTCATTGAGACTTTGATCCTAAATAATTTTAGCTGAGTACATTGGGTTACTGCTTAGAGCAATCCGGACATTATCTCTCCAGTCCTTAcatatattttttttaCCTCTTCCATGAATTTAAGTACTTACTTGCCATTTCCATCATCCTACCGCTCCCTTGCGAACCGCGATCATACTTGTCACTACCTTCCGCAGATGGGGAATCAATGTGATAATTTTCAAATGTCTTACTCACAGAATCTAAATCCAAATTTCTTGAACGATCGGTATCGTCGCTGGTATTAGTGCCGCTGGTATGGCCATTGTTGCTACTGTTACTGTTGTTACTGTTAACATTGATGATCCTTTCTTTGGATATCATATATTGCATTGAGCCATTTCTTGGCGAAATGTATCCAGGGATGTCAACATCGCTAAGTGAGGCGTGGGAATTGCTTGAACCGAAGCTACCAAAATTTGGTGGAGGGATAGCCTTGGGTGACGTTGATGCAGACGTGTTCTTTGTGGGAATGCTGAATGGAGACCTAACATTAGAATCGTTGCTAGAAGGTTGAAATGTATGCGACACCTTTTTAACCGGTGCAGAGTCCGACTCCGAATCTGAGTCTGAATCGTCAAAAATAAAACTTTTAGATGAAGGATTGCGCTTGAGTAATACAGGACGTTGAGGAGGTACTTGTTGAGAGCTCTTATGCAAGGAGGTCCCGCTCTTGGAA
It encodes:
- the PEX2 gene encoding ubiquitin-protein ligase peroxin 2 (Syntenic homolog of Ashbya gossypii ABL094W; Non-syntenic homolog of Saccharomyces cerevisiae YJL210W (PEX2)), with product MSSVAQLDSLALDSELHESIWNEFQSHFKPINNIDEWQLLIHTLVFYLSTHTNLKGVSTYGSQLSGVTYQTTKSTLFLVSVLVQFLHKKFSSAILRGDKFTKWYLMASKLYHCYDLFNFLQFLSTPCFISPIHRLFNVTCTKALEESTFYTSTVYAGLEFQNRQLMWNTILELLNKNVLQLNYFSRQQLEKNETPTRQDQCARCKELPVNPYSSSCCRSTYCYVCLIRNLDVMFCSNCGTKKTFTATPLYAAAKLEGN